From Hymenobacter sediminicola:
GGCCACCACCTGCAGCGGACTGGCCTGCGGGCTGAGCGTGGCGTTTACCTCGCTCACCAGATGAATGACATGCGAGAAAAACTGGATTTCGCGGAAGGTTTTTACGCGCACATTGTCGCCGTGCCGGGCCAAATCGTTGCGGGCCAAGTCTACCAGCATGGTGTGCTCGGCATTTTCCTTGGGGTCGTCGGCCAGTTTTTGAGCCAGCGCAGCATCTTCGGCATCGTGGCCGGTGCGGCGGAAAGTACCTGCAATAGGAAAAAGGCTGGCTTCGCGCCCTTTAATAAGCAGTTGCGTTTCGGGTGAAGACCCGAAGATTTTGAAGTTGCCGTAGTCGAAGTAGAACAGATACGGCGATGGGTTGATGGAGCGCAGCGCCCGATACACGTTGAACTCGTCGCCCAGAAAGCCCTGCTGGAAGCGCCGCGACAATACAATCTGGAACACGTCGCCGCGGTGGCAGTGCTGCTGGCCGGCCGCCAGTATCCGCAGAAATTCCGCATCGGTTTGGTTGGTCTGCTCCTCGCCGGCCAACTCGAAGCTATAGTCAGGCAACGAAGGGTTGCGGATGAGGTGGGCAAGACGCGTCAGGCCATCCTCGTCCAGTTCCTCGCCGACCAGCGTGTGCTCAAACACGTACAGCTCGTTGCGGAAGTGGTTGAGGGCAATAACGTAGCGGTACGTTCCGTACAGAATGTCCGGAATTTGGCCCGCCGGCTGTTTCTCCGGGTTCAGAGCTACGTCCTCGAAATACTGTACGCCCTCGTAGCCGATATATCCAAACAGGCCCCCGGTAATGAAATCGAAGCCGGTTTCTGTGGTCTGAAAGCTATTGGCGAATTCCTGCAGCCGGCTCAGGGCGGTGCCCGGCTCAGTAAGGATTTCCTTCGTCGTGGTGTCGTCGGGCAGGGTGAGTGTCAACTCGCTGCCGTGTAGCTCAAACCGTGCAAGTGGGTCGAAAGCGAGGTAGCTGAAAGCGTTCTGCTGCCCGTGGTAGTCGGAGCTTTCCAGTAGCAGGCAGTTGGGGTACCGGTCGCGCAGCCGCAGGTAAAGGCCAACGGGAGTCACGGTGTCGGCCAGCACGCGCAGATGGCGGGTATGAAGCTGGAATGATTGCATAAGTGGGCTGCTGATATGTGGAAACCAAAGCACGCAGCGCCGGGAAATAAAAAAGCCCGGCGAGGTGGCCGGGCGTTCTGTTGAGTCAGTGCGAAGAAGGAATTTCGATGCTTCAGCGCACGCACAGGTTGTCCCGTCCGGATTCTCCGTAAGGCCACCACCATGCTTGCTGCGTCATCGAAAAAATCATTGCCAGAGTCTTATTGAGGCGTTGAACGACACAAAGGTAAGGTTGGTTTTCAGAAAATCTTGCATTAACAGCACATTTTGTCTACCATTTCATCAAATAAGGCTTCTGACAGCTGAAAATCTGGCAATTACTTGTTCCCTTCCTGTTCCGGTAGTATTACCAGTTGCTGGCATGCTGCGGGCTGCTGCCGGCCAGCAACCCGTCCGGCCTGCTGCATCACCAACCGGTAGGTTCCCGCTGGCAGCTGGCTTAGGTCGAGGCGCGAGCCAGCAGCTTGCTTGCTGCGCTTAATGCGCTGTCCGGCCGCGTTATAAAGCCTCAACTCAATTTTTCGCAGGCTGGCCTGCTCCTGACTAGCCGCTATGTGCAGCTGCCGAGTATGGGGTTCCAGCCACGCAGCCCAGCACAGGTCACCGCCAGCGGGGTTGCCGGTATGTGGCGCATTCAACCATAGATAGGCAGCCGGAAACTCACGCCTCCAGAACCATTCGGCGTGCTGGCCATCGGCCTGTACCACCGTCTGCACCCGATTGGCCAGTGAATCGGGCCGCTGTAGCGCTTGGGCCATCTGCTGCATGAGCGGCACCATGGTTTCGCCTTCCTGGCTTCCGGCAACCAGGTAATAGGCGGTCTGTGTGCCTTGCGGCTTTGGCGGCAGTTGCTGCATATAGCTCCGCAGCGAATCTTCGGCAAACCAGAAAGCAGGCGAAAACACCCCTACTCTGCTGTACGCCAGCGGGTATTTCAGGGCCGCGTACGTGGAAATGAGGCCACCCATGCTACTGCCTGCTATGCCCGTAAACTCTCGCCCTGTTAGGGTGCGGTAGTTTGCATCGATGTATGGTTTCAGGGTTTGTGCCAGAAAATCCACGTAGGCGTTGCCTTGGCCGCCGCCGTATTTCGGGTTGCGCCACGGCGAGAGTTCGTTGAGCCTGTCCTGGTCGCCGTGGGCCACAGCTACCACAATGCTACCGGTTGCATCCAAACCCTGTTGCTGGAACTGGCGCAACGTCTCGTCTACTCCCCACTCGCCTGAAAAGCTGGTGCAGGCATCAAATACGTTCTGCCCGTCGTGCATATACAGCACGGGGTAGCGCTGGCCAGGGTTGGCATCATAGCCGGCTGGCAGATATACCCATACCTGGCGCGTGCGGCCCAACTGCGGAATCAGGAATGCAGCACTCACCATCTGTACGTTGGGCTGCACTGCCGTGCTGGCACAGGGCTTATCCTCCTGTCCCAGATCTTTCCAGTTGGCTACCTGCACATCAATGTACCCTGCCTTACCAGGCAGTTCTGCTCGGCGGTTCTCTATTCCGACGTTCTGGGCATTGGTTTCAACGCGCTGCCACGAGCCGCGCGTTATCTTGAACTCAATAGCGCCCCTGAGAGTAGCCGGAAGTGTGAGTTGGTAGGTCCCGTCCGGCTTTTTGACCAAGCGGTATGCCGGGCTCGCCGGGCTCCAATTGTTGAAAGCCCCAGCCACATACAGCGTATCGGTAGGTGGCGTGGTAATCGGAACCTTCGTGATGCGCAGTATGGCCTGAGCAGATGCAAAAAGGGGAAAGAAAAGCAAGGCTCCCAGAAGGACTGTTTTCATAAGACAAAAATACATGGTGAGTAGATACTCACTCTACCTGACACCTATTGACCATTCCTAAGCCTTCTGGTTAGTATGCTGATGAAAAAGAAGGCATAATTCAGATTTATCCCATTTTGACCATCTGTACTTTTCCAGGAAACTACTGAGTGAGTCCTGACTTCACCTACTGCTCTACAGCTAGAAACCCCAGACACAAGCCACGCTTCACGAGCCGTATCCTTATGATACACCAGCTGATACTCGGAGATGAATACCTGACTAAGATATATACAAAAAAAGTCGGATGGATATCAGAAATCATGGTTAAACAACCTTGTACTGTGTTGACTTATTGCTGTATCAGAGACCTGAGACTTAGAAACAGGGTTTGTTCTCTGCCTCAAAAGCACCATCCGATTTCAATCGTGCACAGAGGTGTATGTGCGCATTATTGCTCATTCGCACCATCACATTAGTGGTCTACCTGTGCTAGACAAGCTTCATTATCTGCCTACGTCTCGTTTTTATGGCCACGCTCCCTCAGTCAATACAGCATCATAAAATTTATCAATTGTCGCATTCTTATTGAAATGATATTGCGGTATATGTCGGCTTTCCGACCGGTAGAAGGCTGTTTTAAAGGCGGCGTTTGTGTCTCTTTGATGCATGAATTATTTGTGGCAGTGACCGAGCCTTACACGGCCTCCTCTGTTGTAGCGGTTTTGCGCACGCATAGTCCAATTATCACTATACCTCTTTCCTCTGTTTGGCCCGTTGTTTTTGTGGGATATACCACTTTAACTTGCGAAGTTTATTAACGATTTGGTGATGTTGGACGGACTGAAAACGTACTGCGGGAAGCCCCCCGGCTGCCAGCTGTTTTAGTCAATTTTTCCGTCAAAAATCCCAACTAATTCCCACTCCGGCCAAGCCGGAAAAATCCATTTCACCCCTAACCATTTTTCAATGAAACACCCATACCTGGCGAAACTACTGTTTCTGCTACTGTTCGTTTGTGCCGGTTTCACCGGGGCATTCGCTCAGACTGGTTCCGTGAGTGGCCGCGTCGTCGACGAGAAGAACGAAGGGCTGCCTGGCGTAACTGTTCTGATTGAAGGCACTTCGCTTGGCAACTCCACCAACTCGGATGGCACGTACTCCATTCAGAGCGTTCCGGCCGGAAGTAATACGCTGGTTGTCTCTTTTGTAGGATACACCACCAACCGGATTCCGGTAACTGTTGCGGCAGGCCAAAACACTGCCGTTGGCAACGTAACGCTTAATGAGAATACTACTCTGCTCAATGAGGCAGTGGTAGTAGGCTACGGCACCCAGCGCCGCCAAGATGTAACCGGTTCCATTGCAACGGTGCAGGCCAAGGATTTTGTGCCGGGCCAGGTGACGAACCCCGAGCAGTTGGTTCAGGGCAAAGTTGCCGGCGTAAGCATTACGACCGGTGGTGGCGCTCCAGGCTCTACCAATACTATTCGTATTCGTGGTGGCTCTTCGCTGAATGCCAACAACGATCCACTGTTCGTAATTGACGGAGTACCAGTGGACAAGGGCACCATCAGCGGCGCCAGCAACCCGCTCACGCTCATCAACCCTAATGATATTGAGTCTATAACGGTTCTGAAGGATGCTTCGGCGCTGGCAATCTATGGCAACCGGGCTTCGAATGGTGTGGTACTCATCACAACCAAACGTGGGGTACAGGGCGAAAAGCTTACGGTAAACTTCTCGTCGCAGACTTCCGTTTCGCGCCCCTTCAAAACCTACGACGTGTTGGGAGCTGATGAGTTTCGCACTCTGATTCAGGCCAACGGTTCGGCTTCGCAGATAGCTACACTGGGCTCAGCTAACACCAACTGGCAGGACGAAATTTTCCGCACTGCTGCTACCTACGACAACAACATCAGCCTGACTGGCAACCTGGGCAAAGTTCCCTTCCGCGTTTCCTACGGCAACCTGTACCAGGATGGTATCGTCATCACCAACAACCTGAAGCGGAATACTGGCTCCTTGAGCCTGTCGCCTGTTATTCTTGATGGCCACCTGCGCATTGATGTAAATGCCAAAGGCACGAAGCTGAAAAACCGCTTCATCGACAACGGTGCTATTGGAGGCGCCTTGTTCTACGACCCAACCCAGCCTGTACGCTCATCAGAGGCCCAATATGCTCCTTATGGTGGCTATTATCAGTATCTGACCGCCAATGGCGTGCCCCTGACGCTGGCTCCCGGCAACCCAGTAGCCGCTCTGCAAAACACGAATAACATCAGTGATGTAGACCGCCTGATTGGCAATGTGCAGCTGGACTACAAGTTCCACTTCCTGCCGGAACTGCGTGCCAACCTGAACCTGGCTACTGATATTTCGCGTGGTTCTGGCTCGACAACCAACTCGGTGACCGACTTCGGCAATTTCAACAGTGGCGCTACCAACGTCAACCAGAATGGCCGCTTCTCGCAGTACAAGCAAGACAAGGATATGCGTCTGCTGGAATTCTACCTGGCGTATAACAAGCAGCTAGGCGAGAATACCAAGTTTGACGTGCAGGCTGGCTATTCGCATCAGGACTTTGAAACCCAGGGCCCGCTGTTCCTGCCGTACCGTTTCGACCGCACCACCAAGTTCAACCCGACAGATACGCTGACAGTAGCAGGTTACTACGACCCCTACCGCCTCATTTCGTACTTCGGCCGCGCCAACCTGTCTATCAAGGACCGCTACCTGCTGACGGCAACTCTGCGTAACGACAACACCTCACGCTTCGGCGAAGGCAACAGAAGCGGCTACTTCCCGGCCTTGGGCTTGGGCTGGCGCCTCAAAGGCGAGGAGTTCTTCGCCAACAATGCTTCTATCACAGAGCTTAAGCTGCGCGCTGGCTACGGCATCACGGGCCAGCAGGAAATTGGTGGTCCCTTCGATTACCTGCCCCGCTACGTGACGAGCCGCTCCACGGTGCAGTACCAGTTCGGGGTGGATGCCAACGGTGCTCCCATCTTCGTCACCGGACGGCGCCCCGCGGGCTACAACCCTGACCTGAAGTGGGAAACCACGACCACCTATAACCTGGGCCTGGACTGGGGTATCATGGACAACCGCCTCTCGGGTAGTTTTGATGTATACCAGCGTGAATCCAATGAGCTGCTGGCCAACGTATTTGTACCAGCTGGTGGCCTAAGCAACCAGTTGAACCGCAATATTGGCTCGCTCCGCAACCGTGGGGTGGAAGTTGCCCTGAACGCCGTGCCAGTCCAGACGGAAGATTTCACCTGGGACATGAACTTCAACGTGGCTTACAACAAAACTGAAATCACCGACTTGGGTACGCAGCAGGAAAACTTCCCTGGCTATCTGACGGAAGGAATTCCGGGCGGTACGGGTACAACCGTACAGATTAACTCGGTAGGCTACGCAAACAATGCCTACTACGTCTACCAGCAGGCCTACGGCGAAGATGGCCGTCCGCTGGAAGGCGTGTATGTGGACCGCAGCGGTGACGGCAACGTGAACGAGCAGGACTTGTACCGCTATAAGCAGCGTGCTCCACTCGCTACGTTTGGCTTCACTACGAACTTTACCTACAAGCGCCTCTCTCTGAACGCTGTGCTGCGTGCTAACACCGGCAATTACGTGTACAACTCGCTGGCAGGCAACCTCGCTAACTACGCTAACGCCAACACGTCAACGGGTTTTGTGGGTAACCTGCCCGTAGGCATCCGTGAAACTGGTTTCCGTTCGCAGCAAGTACTCTCCGATTACTACGTGGAGAACGGCTCGTTCCTGCGTGGCGAGAACGTAACGCTGGGCTATAACTTCGGTAAAATTTTCAGCGAAGGTTCGAATCTTCGTCTGACTGCCGCTGTTCAGAACTTGTTCCTCATCACCAAGTACACGGGCTTGGATCCGGAAATCTTCAATGGTGTAGACAATAACTTCTACCCTCGCGCCCGCACTTTCACTTTCGGCCTGAACGCCAGCTTCTAATTCCCCGACCCAATGAATAAGTTTTTGATTCGTGGCTTAGTAGTAGCCACAGCGGGCATGGCCCTGAGTACAGGCCTCACCTCCTGTAACGACTTGGATCTGGAACCCAAGTACGAAACAACACCGGACCGTGTATATGTGGACATAAGCGGCTACCGTTCTGTACTGGCCAAAGTGTACGGTGGTTTCGCCGTAACGGGCCTGGGGTCGGATGACAATGGCGCTTCCGGTGGCGGCGACGTACAGGGCATCGACGAAGGTACTTCTGACTATATCCGTCAGTTGTGGAGTGCCCAGGAATTGTCGACTGACGAATCCATCCTGGCCTGGGGCGACGCAGGCGTACGGGACTGGCACAACATGAACTGGACGGCTTCCAACCCGCTCATTCGTGGTCTGTACTACCGTATCTACTATGAAATTGCCGTTGCAAACGAGTTCATCCGCGAGTCGAGCGATGATAAGCTGAACTCCCGGCTGAGTGGCGGTGACGTAGCTACTGCCAAGCGTTTCCGCGCCGAAGCGCGCTTCCTGCGCGCAGTGGCTTACCAGCACGTTCTGGACCTGTACGGTGGTGGCCCTTTCGTGGTAGAAACCGACCCTCCCGGGGTGTTTACCCCTCCGTACCGCAACCGTCAGCAGCTGTTCGACTATGTTGAGAGCGAGCTGCTAGCGTTGAGCACAGATGCTGACTTTGCTGAGCCGCGTTCCAATGAGTACGGCCGCGTAGATAAGGCTGCTGCTTGGGGCATGCTTTCCCGGCTATACCTGAACGCACAAGTATATACTGGCACTGCCCGTTACACTGACGCCGCAACCTATGCCAAACGTGTAATAGACGCCGGCTATGCCCTGTCGACTACCCCGGCTGGCAACGTAGCGTCAGCATACGGCCGCTTGTTCTTGGCCGACAACAACACCACGCCGGCCCGCAACGAAATCATATGGCCCGTGACCTTCGATGCGAACAATACCCGCAGCTTTGGTGGTACCACGTTCCTGGTAAACGGCTCAACCAGCCCAAGTAACACCAGCTGGAAAGCGAAAACCGGTATGCCTCAGGGTGGCTGGGGCGGCATGCGCGCCACTAAAAACCTGTTCAACTTGTTTGGAGCAGATACCGCACGTGACACTCGCGGCCGCTTCTGGACGCAGGGTCAGACTTTGGAAATTGCGGACATCGGCAACTTCAACGAAGGTCTGGGGGTAGTTAAATTCCGTAACGTAACGTCGACAGGTACCGCTCTTGGCGGTTCGCAGAGCCAGTCGAGCGTAGACTTCCCGATGATTCGTCTGGGGGAAATGATGCTCAACTATGCAGAGGCCGTGAAACGCGGTGGTTCAGGGGATGCTAATCTGGCCCTGACCTATGTGAACCAGCTTCGTGCCCGTGCTTACGCCGGAGCCGCTGGCAGTGCCATCACAGCTGGCCAGCTCACTACCGACTACATTCTTGATGAGCGTGGCCGTGAGTTGTTCTGGGAGGGCTTCCGCCGTACGGACCTGATTCGCTACGGACGCTTCGTAGAAGGCTCTTACCTGTGGCCCTGGAAGGGTGGTGTTCTGAATGGTCGTGGAGTAGATGCTTATCGGGTACTGTACCCCATTCCAGCTTCCGACCTTTCGGTTAACAAGAACCTACGTCAGAACGACGGATACTAGCACTTTTCTAAAAGGACCGACTTTCCTTCATCGGAAGTCGGTCCACCTAGTTCACACTCAATTTCACTTCCCACATGAAAAACTGGTTATCTCCACTGGTGGGTCTGTGTTCCTTGCTGTTCGTGTTTTCGGCCTGCGAAAAAGACGAAACTCAAGCTACCCTCACCCCTTCAAACGCTCCTACCCTCGCCACTACCACCAGCAACGTGGTACTGAACCAGGCTAACGAAACGCAAACTGCCATTACCTATACTTGGAGCAAGATAAACTCCTTTGCATGGACCAATGCGGAGCATCCGTACAATCCGGCGGTTGTGTATACACTGCAGATTGACAAGCAAGGCAACAACTTTGCCCGGCCTGTTTCTGTAGCAGCGGGTGCCGGCCCAACTACTGCGCTTCGTGTTGATACCTTGAACGCAGCCTTGAATGCCCTTGGCCTGACTCCGGGCACGGCTACTCCTGTGGAAGTGCGTTTGGCTGCCACTTATGCGGCTAATGCTCCTGTTCTTTCCCCTAGCATTCCCCTGACGGCTACTTCTTACAGAGTTTGCCTGCCGCCAAACACGGACAGATGGTCTATCATCGGCCCAGCTGGTGTCGATTGGAATACGGACGTGCCGCTACGCTACGACTGTGACACGCGCACCTACAAGATTACGCGCGTGCTCAACGCTGGCGAGTTCAAGTTCCGCAAGAACAGTGACTGGGGCGTAAACTATGGTTCTGACACCCCACGCAATGCCAGCGGCACCGGTCCGCTGAATGCAAACGGCGCCAACATTGCAGTTCCTACAACTGGCACCTACACCATTACGCTGAACCTAACTGCCCAGACGTACACACTGAGCAACTAAGCCCAGCTAAACGCTTAAAAAGCAGAAAGGCCGTCGATATTCGACGGCCTTTTTTGTTACCTCATAGTGCCGACAGTCCCTGCACCAAATATGTGTTGGAATCCTGCAGCGCCTTCAGCCTAAACCGACAGTCGCGGTATTGTAACGTGAAGACCTCTTCCATTTTCACGCTGCTGGTTATGTGCCATCTTACGCAATGCGTTACCCCACGCTTTACAAGAAGGCTTTCAAACTAACCGGCCTATTCCAGCGTGTTTTCTGGGATGAAAAATGACACAAAAAAGCCCCATCATTAGATGACGGGGCTTTTTTATTAGAAGTCTTAACCTTACAGCAGGGATACCCGGCGCGTAGAGGATTGGTCACCAACTTGGACCTTCACGAGGTAAGAACCAGCGGCAATGTTTTGGCGGCTTAGCTCTAGGCTGCATGTACCAACTGGCTGCATACCGTTCTGCAGCATCCGGACCGGACGGCCCAGCAAGTCCATCAGCGTGATATCTACTTTCTGGGCTTTGTCAAGCACGCGGTACATAATAGTTGCCTTGTCCGAAGCAGGGTTAGGATACACCGACAGGGCTACTGCAGCTTCTTCAGCGCGCTTGTTGCTGAGAACCGTCAGGCCAGTGGCCGTAACGACCAGGGTTGCTGCCTGCGTGCCGGGCACGTTGGCAAAGTTAGCAGCGGCAGCATCGCCGATGTTGGTGCCGGTGGCAGGCACCGGGTTGATCTGAGGGATGAAGTCAGTGGACAGGAAGCCTCCATCCTGGTTGTTCTGCAACGCAAAAATCTGCACGTTACCGCCCGCAGTTGGCAGACCCATAGCCGTCCGGCTCACCGATATTTCCAGGCCGTTGCTTGGCGCACTGCCATTGCTGGCAAAGCCTGGGTTTGAAGACAGGTTGGCACTGCTCGTGTAGGCCACTTGGGCACCAGCAAATCCAGCCAGCGCACCCGTTGCGGCGCTGGCCGGCACGGTCCCGGCTGTTCCGTTAGCAGTCAGAGGAGTAGTGCCAGTCAGGACGGCGGCAGTACCGGCCGTGGCCGACGTATAGGCTACACCTTCTACCTGAAACTGGTTGGCGGTATTATTGCCTCTGATAGCCACTGCAATGTCGGCGGCTAGATCTAGGCGGGCTGTCATCCCATTGAAAGAGGTGCCCGATGCCCCAGTGGCTACTGGCAGCGCAGTACCTACTGGCACACCTGCTACTCCTGGCCGGTCGATGAACAGCTGCAGGGAATTTTTAACTCCGGTCGAGTTATTCTCCAGCGTACCAGCAACAAAGAAATACAGATTATTGGCGTCCGAGGCGGCATATAGCGCCAGCAGTCCGGCATCACCAAAGCCCCGTGGGCTAGTAAAACGGCCTACCAACTGGTAGCCGTTGGCTGCCACTTCTGAAGCAGCAAGCTGGCCGTTGATGGTGATGGGAGCCTGCGCTTGTGCGCTGGTGAAAGCAGCTGTAGCCAACGCTCCAACGGCGGCCAGAGTAAAGATTTTTTTCATGGTTAGGGAATGAAAAAATTGTGGAAAAATTGATTGGGCAGACACGCTGAAACCGCTGATACGGCTAGTAAGTATCTGTAGTAAATATAAGTACTCACTAAGTATTAAAAAAACAGTATAAGCACGCAAAACGGCATTTTATTGCAGATTTCGGGTTGATATTTTAAAAATCTAGTTGGCATTTCATCAATACTCTGCTACGCTGTAATTAAGTACCTGCTCACCTTCACGCATTTTGTCATATGCGGGCTAGTTGCTGTGCCTCCGGCCTGGCCTTTGGCACGACAATTCTGCCGATTTGCTGTTCCATCTGAGGATAGTTTGTGCTGCTGATGGTTGCGAAAGCGCCCACTTCCTGTACTTTCGTAGTTCCCCTAACCTGAAGCCGCAAGCCTGAGTGGTGGCGGTTTCTTTCTAACCAACCTTCTATGATTCTCATTGCCGACGGAGGCTCGACCAAGAGTAGCTGGTGCCAACTTGATGAAGCTGGCAACCGGGTGTATTTCAACACCGAAGGCTACAATCCTGACTTCATTAAGACGGCAGAAATAGCCGCTTCGCTCGACAAAAACCTGCCAGAAACACTACCTCGGGCAGAAATAACCGAAGTGTATTACTACGGCGCGGGCGTATCCAATGCGAAGAAGGCGGAAATCATTGCGGCCGCCATGCGTCAGATCTTCCCGAACGCAAAGGTGAAGGTAGACCACGACCTGCTGGCAGCTGCCCACGCACTGCTCGGCGACAAGCCCGGTTTTGCGGCCATTCTGGGAACCGGCACCAACTCCTGCCTCTACGATGGAGAAAAGGTGATTCATAACGTCGATTCGCTGGGCTATTTCCTGGGCGACGAAGGATCCGGCTCGTTCATCGGCAAGCGGCTCCTGCGCGACTACCTGCGTGGCCTGCTGCCCGATGGGCTGCAGGAGATATTCCAAAAGGAATTCAACCTTACCCGTGAAGACATTCTGGACCGGCTCTACAACCAGCCGCTGCCCAACCGCTTCCTGGCCAGCTTCGGCAAATTCACTTACGACCATAACAACATCAGCTACTGCCGCGAAATCGTGTTGCAGGGCTTTGAGACCTTCTTCACCAACATTGTAGCCCACTACCCCAACTACCAGGACTACACATTCAACTGCG
This genomic window contains:
- a CDS encoding anthranilate synthase component I family protein encodes the protein MQSFQLHTRHLRVLADTVTPVGLYLRLRDRYPNCLLLESSDYHGQQNAFSYLAFDPLARFELHGSELTLTLPDDTTTKEILTEPGTALSRLQEFANSFQTTETGFDFITGGLFGYIGYEGVQYFEDVALNPEKQPAGQIPDILYGTYRYVIALNHFRNELYVFEHTLVGEELDEDGLTRLAHLIRNPSLPDYSFELAGEEQTNQTDAEFLRILAAGQQHCHRGDVFQIVLSRRFQQGFLGDEFNVYRALRSINPSPYLFYFDYGNFKIFGSSPETQLLIKGREASLFPIAGTFRRTGHDAEDAALAQKLADDPKENAEHTMLVDLARNDLARHGDNVRVKTFREIQFFSHVIHLVSEVNATLSPQASPLQVVADTFPAGTLSGAPKHRAMQLIDALEPTARGYYGGAIGHLGFNGDFNHAIMIRSFLSTAGQLYFQAGAGVVAASDINSELQEVHHKLAALRRALKEAEQV
- a CDS encoding alpha/beta hydrolase-fold protein, whose protein sequence is MKTVLLGALLFFPLFASAQAILRITKVPITTPPTDTLYVAGAFNNWSPASPAYRLVKKPDGTYQLTLPATLRGAIEFKITRGSWQRVETNAQNVGIENRRAELPGKAGYIDVQVANWKDLGQEDKPCASTAVQPNVQMVSAAFLIPQLGRTRQVWVYLPAGYDANPGQRYPVLYMHDGQNVFDACTSFSGEWGVDETLRQFQQQGLDATGSIVVAVAHGDQDRLNELSPWRNPKYGGGQGNAYVDFLAQTLKPYIDANYRTLTGREFTGIAGSSMGGLISTYAALKYPLAYSRVGVFSPAFWFAEDSLRSYMQQLPPKPQGTQTAYYLVAGSQEGETMVPLMQQMAQALQRPDSLANRVQTVVQADGQHAEWFWRREFPAAYLWLNAPHTGNPAGGDLCWAAWLEPHTRQLHIAASQEQASLRKIELRLYNAAGQRIKRSKQAAGSRLDLSQLPAGTYRLVMQQAGRVAGRQQPAACQQLVILPEQEGNK
- a CDS encoding T9SS type A sorting domain-containing protein, producing the protein MKKIFTLAAVGALATAAFTSAQAQAPITINGQLAASEVAANGYQLVGRFTSPRGFGDAGLLALYAASDANNLYFFVAGTLENNSTGVKNSLQLFIDRPGVAGVPVGTALPVATGASGTSFNGMTARLDLAADIAVAIRGNNTANQFQVEGVAYTSATAGTAAVLTGTTPLTANGTAGTVPASAATGALAGFAGAQVAYTSSANLSSNPGFASNGSAPSNGLEISVSRTAMGLPTAGGNVQIFALQNNQDGGFLSTDFIPQINPVPATGTNIGDAAAANFANVPGTQAATLVVTATGLTVLSNKRAEEAAVALSVYPNPASDKATIMYRVLDKAQKVDITLMDLLGRPVRMLQNGMQPVGTCSLELSRQNIAAGSYLVKVQVGDQSSTRRVSLL
- a CDS encoding SusC/RagA family TonB-linked outer membrane protein → MKHPYLAKLLFLLLFVCAGFTGAFAQTGSVSGRVVDEKNEGLPGVTVLIEGTSLGNSTNSDGTYSIQSVPAGSNTLVVSFVGYTTNRIPVTVAAGQNTAVGNVTLNENTTLLNEAVVVGYGTQRRQDVTGSIATVQAKDFVPGQVTNPEQLVQGKVAGVSITTGGGAPGSTNTIRIRGGSSLNANNDPLFVIDGVPVDKGTISGASNPLTLINPNDIESITVLKDASALAIYGNRASNGVVLITTKRGVQGEKLTVNFSSQTSVSRPFKTYDVLGADEFRTLIQANGSASQIATLGSANTNWQDEIFRTAATYDNNISLTGNLGKVPFRVSYGNLYQDGIVITNNLKRNTGSLSLSPVILDGHLRIDVNAKGTKLKNRFIDNGAIGGALFYDPTQPVRSSEAQYAPYGGYYQYLTANGVPLTLAPGNPVAALQNTNNISDVDRLIGNVQLDYKFHFLPELRANLNLATDISRGSGSTTNSVTDFGNFNSGATNVNQNGRFSQYKQDKDMRLLEFYLAYNKQLGENTKFDVQAGYSHQDFETQGPLFLPYRFDRTTKFNPTDTLTVAGYYDPYRLISYFGRANLSIKDRYLLTATLRNDNTSRFGEGNRSGYFPALGLGWRLKGEEFFANNASITELKLRAGYGITGQQEIGGPFDYLPRYVTSRSTVQYQFGVDANGAPIFVTGRRPAGYNPDLKWETTTTYNLGLDWGIMDNRLSGSFDVYQRESNELLANVFVPAGGLSNQLNRNIGSLRNRGVEVALNAVPVQTEDFTWDMNFNVAYNKTEITDLGTQQENFPGYLTEGIPGGTGTTVQINSVGYANNAYYVYQQAYGEDGRPLEGVYVDRSGDGNVNEQDLYRYKQRAPLATFGFTTNFTYKRLSLNAVLRANTGNYVYNSLAGNLANYANANTSTGFVGNLPVGIRETGFRSQQVLSDYYVENGSFLRGENVTLGYNFGKIFSEGSNLRLTAAVQNLFLITKYTGLDPEIFNGVDNNFYPRARTFTFGLNASF
- a CDS encoding SusE domain-containing protein — its product is MKNWLSPLVGLCSLLFVFSACEKDETQATLTPSNAPTLATTTSNVVLNQANETQTAITYTWSKINSFAWTNAEHPYNPAVVYTLQIDKQGNNFARPVSVAAGAGPTTALRVDTLNAALNALGLTPGTATPVEVRLAATYAANAPVLSPSIPLTATSYRVCLPPNTDRWSIIGPAGVDWNTDVPLRYDCDTRTYKITRVLNAGEFKFRKNSDWGVNYGSDTPRNASGTGPLNANGANIAVPTTGTYTITLNLTAQTYTLSN
- a CDS encoding RagB/SusD family nutrient uptake outer membrane protein, giving the protein MNKFLIRGLVVATAGMALSTGLTSCNDLDLEPKYETTPDRVYVDISGYRSVLAKVYGGFAVTGLGSDDNGASGGGDVQGIDEGTSDYIRQLWSAQELSTDESILAWGDAGVRDWHNMNWTASNPLIRGLYYRIYYEIAVANEFIRESSDDKLNSRLSGGDVATAKRFRAEARFLRAVAYQHVLDLYGGGPFVVETDPPGVFTPPYRNRQQLFDYVESELLALSTDADFAEPRSNEYGRVDKAAAWGMLSRLYLNAQVYTGTARYTDAATYAKRVIDAGYALSTTPAGNVASAYGRLFLADNNTTPARNEIIWPVTFDANNTRSFGGTTFLVNGSTSPSNTSWKAKTGMPQGGWGGMRATKNLFNLFGADTARDTRGRFWTQGQTLEIADIGNFNEGLGVVKFRNVTSTGTALGGSQSQSSVDFPMIRLGEMMLNYAEAVKRGGSGDANLALTYVNQLRARAYAGAAGSAITAGQLTTDYILDERGRELFWEGFRRTDLIRYGRFVEGSYLWPWKGGVLNGRGVDAYRVLYPIPASDLSVNKNLRQNDGY
- a CDS encoding N-acetylglucosamine kinase, with the protein product MILIADGGSTKSSWCQLDEAGNRVYFNTEGYNPDFIKTAEIAASLDKNLPETLPRAEITEVYYYGAGVSNAKKAEIIAAAMRQIFPNAKVKVDHDLLAAAHALLGDKPGFAAILGTGTNSCLYDGEKVIHNVDSLGYFLGDEGSGSFIGKRLLRDYLRGLLPDGLQEIFQKEFNLTREDILDRLYNQPLPNRFLASFGKFTYDHNNISYCREIVLQGFETFFTNIVAHYPNYQDYTFNCVGSVGYNFRDALAQVARAHNMEVGKIIRSPIDDLVSYHEGKA